From Syntrophales bacterium, a single genomic window includes:
- a CDS encoding phage integrase N-terminal SAM-like domain-containing protein: protein MEQDIFAWLKFLKANARRASVESVLDYLHHIEEQGQKTDSVRASLRWFFKSAAIQSGVPDTVHPEQGARQHVIELERPDAGLTAWEKRLVTAIRRKHLQWRTEQTYRGWARRFAIWLEGRPVEEASAADIRGFLDHLAVDARVSASTQR from the coding sequence ATGGAACAGGACATCTTTGCCTGGCTGAAGTTTCTCAAGGCAAACGCCCGGCGTGCCTCCGTGGAATCCGTTTTGGATTATCTGCATCATATCGAAGAACAGGGGCAAAAAACCGATTCGGTGCGCGCATCCCTGCGGTGGTTTTTCAAATCCGCCGCCATTCAGTCAGGGGTTCCGGATACGGTTCATCCTGAACAGGGCGCCCGACAACACGTCATCGAACTGGAAAGACCGGATGCGGGTTTGACAGCCTGGGAAAAACGCCTGGTTACCGCCATTCGACGCAAGCATTTGCAGTGGCGCACCGAACAGACGTATCGTGGCTGGGCGAGACGCTTTGCCATCTGGCTGGAAGGGCGGCCGGTCGAGGAGGCGAGCGCCGCCGACATCCGGGGGTTTCTCGACCATCTCGCCGTGGATGCGAGGGTTTCGGCCAGCACTCAGCGCC